The Alnus glutinosa chromosome 7, dhAlnGlut1.1, whole genome shotgun sequence genome includes a region encoding these proteins:
- the LOC133873836 gene encoding uncharacterized protein LOC133873836, with the protein MFYLSRLEHTFRLPPSLLSLPREEAVKGELERLFLDKVIATLGLCVSIYDIRAIKGGFICPGDGAATYTVVFRMIMFRPFVGEIIGAKLKESNATGLRLSLGFFDDIYIPGQLFPSPSRFKPDPNKKDKGTWEWEYGEEPFIIDGIDEIMFRVHSVSYPPIPLEQPEEAKPFAPMVITGSIDDDGLGPVSWWAGAEQTDEP; encoded by the exons ATGTTCTACCTTAGCCGATTGGAGCACACCTTTCGCTTGCCGCCAAGTCTCCTTAGCCTTCCCCGCGAGGAAGCTGTCAAAGGAGAGCTTGAAAGACTTTTCCTAGACAAG GTTATTGCAACATTGGGTCTTTGTGTCTCCATCTATGATATCCGCGCCATTAAAGGTGGCTTTATCTGTCCCGGTGATGGCGCTGCGACCTATACG gtgGTGTTCAGAATGATTATGTTTCGTCCATTTGTGGGAGAGATCATTGGTGCAAAACTTAAAGAATCTAATGCTACGGGTTTACGCT TATCACTTGGATTTTTCGATGACATTTATATACCGGGCCAACTTTTCCCATCTCCATCCCGCTTCAAACCTGACCCAAATAAAAA GGACAAAGGCACATGGGAATGGGAGTATGGTGAAGAACCATTTATTATTGATGGGATTGATGAG ATCATGTTCCGAGTTCACAGCGTAAGTTATCCACCTATCCCACTTGAGCAGCCAGAAGAAGCTAAGCCATTTGCTCCGATGGTGATTACT GGATCAATTGATGACGATGGTTTGGGTCCAGTTTCATGGTGGGCTGGTGCAGAACAGACCGACGAACCTTAA
- the LOC133874050 gene encoding uncharacterized protein LOC133874050, producing MGLGSAPVYALDSDDDENSTNRSVSELISTLRTAYRAKDFDRVEAILVVRETKLKREIENAKKENALVKGARDVAQEKERRAEERYEKLLEEAKKGQQEEKSVLFELRRKNCELECAKARAESEAELWKRRFVELKIKKLEEDAAMLVNAEANDFERFENVNDVNAVDVKMEDDAFDCDGNTSAIKGNTDSQSAASEGFASRATFIIDDDEDCALGRVLRGKEMNCQNFTDNVHSGPTVVKNGTTMLKRKSASSVNVSETDDVSIIDPDRSPVNNCLATAVSSGRNNVDKLTVPLSQDQVILRRIQDKTGSRNLMHDFVLQRNSDDSSSASDEDDVDLLLDQLPLKVQRNKDNRKWESEADMLAEFEKDPELCMKAVCALYRQQTCVRNSPLGLSFSSNQGFNKADALRGTSLAKFLIDDDPEGKLRKSVTELEKYDKKGLSDCKRLAICHPKQLFEIYQKKKYPLFLSSSFKCASSGYKK from the exons ATGGGTTTAGGGTCTGCTCCTGTGTATGCATTGGACAGCGACGACGATGAAAACTCTACGAACCGGAGCGTTTCGGAGCTGATTTCGACGTTGAGAACCGCGTACCGGGCGAAGGACTTCGACCGAGTCGAGGCGATACTGGTAGTCAGAGAAACGAAACTGAAGAGAGAGATCGAGAATGCGAAGAAAGAGAACGCTCTGGTGAAGGGCGCTCGGGACGTTGCGCAAGAGAAGGAGAGGAGGGCCGAGGAGAGGTACGAGAAGCTGTTGGAGGAGGCAAAGAAGGGTCAGCAAGAGGAAAAGAGCGTGCTTTTTGAGCTCAGGAGGAAGAACTGCGAGCTTGAGTGTGCGAAAGCGAGGGCTGAGAGCGAGGCTGAGCTTTGGAAGAGGAGGTTTGTGGAGTTGAAGATTAAGAAATTGGAGGAAGATGCCGCAATGTTGGTGAATGCTGAGGCTAATGACTTTGAAAGATTTGAGAACGTTAATGATGTTAACGCTGTTGATGTGAAAATGGAGGATGATGCGTTTGATTGTGATGGAAATACAAGTGCGATCAAAGGAAACACGGATTCGCAAAGTGCAG CTAGTGAAGGATTTGCATCAAGAGCCACTTTTatcattgatgatgatgaggattgtgCTCTGGGAAGAGTTTTACgtggaaaagaaatgaattgTCAAAACTTTACAGACAATGTGCACTCAGGTCCAACAGTTGTGAAAAATGGGACCACAATGctgaaaagaaaaagtgctTCTTCTGTAAATGTGAGTGAGACAGATGATGTATCTATAATTGATCCTGATCGTTCTCCTGTCAATAATTGCTTAGCTACAGCAGTTTCCTCTGGTAGAAACAATGTTGATAAACTTACTGTCCCACTAAGTCAGGATCAAGTTATTTTGAGACGAATTCAAGATAAAACGGGATCAAGAAACTTAATGCATGATTTTGTTTTGCAAAGGAATAGTGACGACAGTTCCAGTGCATCAGATGAGGATGATGTGGATTTGCTTCTTGATCAACTTCCACTAAAAGTCCAAAGGAACAAAGATAATCGAAAGTGGGAGTCCGAAGCTGACATGCTTGCAGAATTTGAGAAGGATCCAGAACTTTGTATGAAGGCTGTTTGTGCTCTTTACAGACAGCAAACCTGTGTGCGGAATTCACCTTTGGGTTTGTCATTTTCCAGTAATCAAGGATTTAACAAGGCTGATGCCCTCAG GGGAACTTCTTTGGCGAAGTTTCTTATAGATGATGATCCAGAAGGGAAACTGAGGAAATCCGTTACAGAGTTGGAGAAGTATGACAAGAAAGGTCTTTCTGATTGCAAAAGACTAGCTATTTGTCACCCTAAGCAATTATTTGAGATATACCAGAAGAAAAAGTATCCCCtatttttatcttcttcatttAAATGTGCAAGTTCTGGTTATAAGAAGTAA